In Anaerobacillus isosaccharinicus, one genomic interval encodes:
- a CDS encoding dihydrodipicolinate synthase family protein, translated as MIHGVIPAVLTPFTMNGEVKEKGLRHYVNFLIEKGVHGLFPLGTNGSGPLMSVEDRKKVITIVVEETNNRIPVIVHTGAISTAETIEVTNHAARVGASAAAIVTPWYFPHDDISLELHFSAVAEAVPNLPLYLYNIPGNAKNELKPKLVRKLVEKHSNIKGIKDSSKDLSRLQDYIWTLGDGYDVVVGTDALVYPALAMGATGVVSAVGNCFPEVMVELYDACQSGDMAKAKELQYRANQVRDVLKLGSYITPYYEALKLRGIDVGEVKLPLRPLTETEKGNLKLGLEKLNLL; from the coding sequence ATGATACACGGTGTTATTCCAGCAGTACTCACCCCTTTTACAATGAACGGAGAAGTAAAAGAAAAAGGGCTTCGTCATTATGTGAATTTTTTAATTGAAAAAGGGGTACACGGTTTATTCCCTCTAGGAACGAATGGTTCAGGTCCACTAATGTCGGTAGAAGATCGCAAAAAAGTAATTACAATTGTTGTTGAAGAAACGAACAACCGCATCCCAGTTATCGTTCATACAGGAGCTATTTCTACAGCAGAGACGATTGAAGTTACGAATCATGCTGCAAGGGTAGGAGCAAGTGCGGCAGCCATTGTAACGCCTTGGTATTTTCCACACGATGATATTTCTCTTGAGCTGCATTTTTCAGCAGTAGCAGAAGCAGTCCCGAATCTTCCTTTGTATTTATATAACATTCCTGGTAATGCAAAAAATGAGTTAAAACCAAAGCTTGTTCGTAAATTAGTTGAAAAGCATTCAAATATTAAAGGGATTAAAGATAGCTCTAAAGATTTATCGCGCTTACAAGATTACATTTGGACTTTAGGAGATGGATATGATGTGGTTGTCGGTACAGATGCGTTGGTGTATCCAGCATTAGCGATGGGGGCAACAGGAGTTGTATCTGCAGTCGGGAATTGTTTCCCCGAAGTGATGGTTGAATTGTATGATGCTTGTCAATCAGGGGATATGGCAAAAGCGAAAGAACTTCAATACCGTGCCAATCAAGTTCGAGATGTTTTAAAGTTAGGTTCTTACATTACTCCGTACTATGAAGCGTTAAAACTTCGCGGAATTGATGTAGGAGAAGTGAAACTCCCACTTCGGCCATTAACTGAAACAGAAAAAGGGAACTTAAAATTAGGATTAGAGAAATTAAATCTACTATAA
- the ilvD gene encoding dihydroxy-acid dehydratase, with protein sequence MENKLSEIAPFTRAILKAHLCSCGVDYKNMDKPIIAIANSWNEVVPGHVHLRELSERVKKGVREAGGLPLEFNTIAVCDGIAQGHEGMRYSLPSRETIADSVEIMVKGHGMFDGMVALSSCDKIVPGMMMAAGRLNLPSVVVLGGVMPNHIKPYESKAARKDFLAGKLDEEGLVKITNQYYPSAGACPFLGTANTMQGLSEALGMALPKTSWMQALSDEQLDAAEEAGRQVVELVKKGITPKQIMTQEAFENAISVLLAMGGSLNACLHLPAIAHEVGLELPFDLFDEISRKVPFLAGVTPNNNEYTTNDLQRAGGMPALMQELRSLLHLDAITVNGKTIGENIEGHDVLDREIIYPLEKPIDQEGGIAVLKGNLVEDGALIKQSAVSKDLLTFSGPAKVFNSEEDFVAAYEQDQIFEGDSVVIRYEGPKGGPGMRELHRCTEVLGKFERVALITDGRFSGASAGLSIGYASPEAAEGGTLALVKDGDIIEIDIPNRSINLVVSDAELAKRAENLEILKREASKYLRMYANNASSAATGGIRKL encoded by the coding sequence ATGGAAAACAAACTATCTGAAATTGCTCCATTTACTAGAGCTATCTTAAAAGCACACCTATGCTCATGTGGTGTCGATTATAAAAATATGGATAAACCTATCATTGCGATTGCTAACTCTTGGAACGAAGTTGTTCCTGGACATGTACATTTGCGCGAACTTTCTGAGCGTGTAAAAAAAGGTGTTCGTGAGGCAGGTGGCTTACCACTAGAATTTAATACAATCGCTGTTTGTGATGGAATTGCTCAAGGGCACGAAGGAATGAGATATTCACTGCCAAGTCGTGAAACCATAGCCGATAGCGTTGAAATTATGGTAAAAGGCCATGGGATGTTTGATGGAATGGTAGCCCTCAGCTCATGTGATAAAATTGTTCCAGGGATGATGATGGCTGCTGGTCGTTTGAACTTACCTTCTGTAGTCGTTCTTGGTGGAGTTATGCCAAACCATATTAAGCCTTATGAATCAAAAGCGGCCAGAAAAGATTTTTTAGCAGGGAAACTGGATGAAGAAGGTTTAGTTAAAATTACGAATCAGTATTATCCAAGCGCAGGAGCTTGTCCATTCCTTGGTACTGCCAATACGATGCAGGGTCTATCAGAGGCTCTTGGTATGGCGTTACCAAAAACATCTTGGATGCAAGCCTTATCTGATGAACAGCTGGACGCTGCTGAAGAAGCAGGTCGCCAAGTTGTAGAGCTTGTTAAAAAGGGGATTACTCCGAAACAAATTATGACGCAAGAGGCGTTTGAAAATGCGATTTCAGTTCTTTTAGCCATGGGTGGATCTTTAAATGCATGTTTACACTTACCGGCAATTGCTCATGAAGTAGGTCTTGAGCTTCCATTTGATTTATTTGACGAAATTAGCCGTAAAGTTCCATTTTTAGCTGGTGTAACGCCAAATAATAATGAATATACAACAAATGACTTACAGCGTGCAGGTGGAATGCCAGCGTTAATGCAAGAATTACGCTCATTACTCCATTTAGATGCAATCACTGTGAACGGTAAAACAATTGGAGAAAACATTGAAGGACATGATGTTCTAGACCGTGAGATCATTTATCCACTTGAAAAACCAATCGATCAAGAAGGTGGAATTGCTGTCTTAAAAGGTAATTTAGTAGAGGATGGTGCTTTAATTAAGCAATCGGCGGTATCAAAAGACCTGCTTACGTTTTCAGGTCCAGCAAAAGTGTTTAATTCTGAGGAAGATTTCGTAGCTGCATATGAACAAGATCAAATTTTTGAAGGAGACTCTGTCGTAATACGGTATGAAGGTCCTAAAGGTGGACCGGGAATGCGAGAATTACATCGTTGTACAGAGGTACTAGGAAAGTTTGAGCGAGTAGCTCTAATTACAGATGGACGTTTCTCGGGGGCAAGTGCAGGTCTTTCGATCGGTTATGCTAGTCCAGAAGCTGCTGAAGGTGGAACACTGGCACTTGTAAAAGATGGAGATATCATTGAAATTGATATCCCAAATCGTTCTATTAATTTAGTTGTTTCAGATGCTGAGTTAGCCAAACGTGCTGAAAATTTAGAAATCCTTAAACGTGAAGCTAGTAAGTATCTACGTATGTATGCAAACAATGCTTCGTCAGCTGCTACTGGAGGTATTAGAAAGCTATAG
- a CDS encoding GNAT family N-acetyltransferase, whose product MNITIKKAALNEKERIKNLMQFYFYDFSEYVEAHLEENGKFGAYPYLDDYWTDPARYPYLVDMDGKLAGFALVRLIEENDQRYFSIAEFFVMKKYRRTGLGKVLANEVFNLHQGQWEVFQMENNIPAQHFWRKVISDYTNGEYREHIKDKRVIQTFISK is encoded by the coding sequence ATGAACATTACAATTAAAAAAGCAGCCTTAAATGAAAAAGAACGGATCAAAAATCTGATGCAATTTTACTTTTACGATTTTTCAGAGTATGTTGAAGCGCATCTTGAAGAGAATGGAAAATTCGGTGCTTATCCTTATTTAGATGATTATTGGACCGACCCGGCGAGATATCCATATTTAGTTGACATGGATGGAAAACTTGCAGGTTTTGCTTTAGTAAGGTTAATAGAAGAAAATGACCAACGGTACTTTTCAATCGCTGAATTTTTTGTAATGAAAAAATATCGTCGCACTGGATTAGGAAAGGTTCTTGCCAATGAGGTCTTTAATTTACACCAGGGACAGTGGGAAGTTTTTCAAATGGAGAATAATATACCAGCACAACATTTTTGGAGAAAAGTGATATCAGACTATACAAATGGAGAATATAGAGAGCATATCAAAGACAAAAGAGTTATTCAAACGTTTATAAGTAAGTAG
- a CDS encoding CD3324 family protein, translating into MSYKNAKNILPPKLLEELQNYVQGETIYIPQKEDMRAQWGRKSGTREVISFRNKEIFQKYNEGLTIEELTELFCLSHESIRKIIYKLKI; encoded by the coding sequence TTGAGTTATAAAAATGCAAAAAATATTCTACCTCCGAAGTTATTAGAAGAACTGCAAAACTATGTTCAAGGAGAAACGATATATATTCCTCAGAAGGAAGATATGAGAGCTCAGTGGGGGAGAAAAAGTGGCACAAGAGAGGTTATTTCGTTTCGAAATAAAGAAATTTTCCAAAAGTACAATGAAGGTTTAACGATTGAAGAGTTAACGGAACTTTTCTGCTTAAGTCACGAATCAATTAGAAAAATTATCTATAAGCTGAAAATATGA
- a CDS encoding GNAT family N-acetyltransferase, translated as MSIYVTKGEKKNEYHAINEQKQVVGKGWIFPSVPSDIFGYPRLNVFIEMKVEQCDDQLAIKDLLFATLLEKAKEIRSENREKKVRVYHCCFSHDQEAIKYYSEKSGFQHDEGMYIIRKVMSDTPPQVTDTPEVNYEALPLSSEEDIVQLINAHQTVFRSGYSVEGIKELQEKFGWKSIAAIHNGEIVGNIMLWVNEENPNHPFGWVEDLFVTKDVRHKGIGKNLVAQALAHFRDLHVPEIRIEVWSANERAMNLYKQFGFSFYEETESSIGMFL; from the coding sequence ATGAGCATTTACGTAACAAAAGGGGAGAAAAAAAACGAATACCACGCCATCAATGAACAAAAACAGGTAGTAGGGAAGGGCTGGATTTTTCCAAGTGTTCCTTCTGACATATTTGGCTACCCTAGGCTAAATGTTTTTATTGAAATGAAAGTAGAACAATGTGACGACCAACTAGCCATTAAAGACCTATTATTTGCCACGTTACTTGAGAAGGCAAAGGAAATTAGAAGCGAAAATCGAGAAAAAAAAGTACGGGTCTATCATTGCTGCTTTTCTCATGATCAAGAAGCTATTAAGTATTATTCCGAGAAAAGCGGTTTTCAACACGACGAAGGGATGTACATTATTCGAAAAGTGATGAGTGATACACCTCCACAAGTAACTGATACTCCAGAAGTTAACTATGAGGCTTTACCACTGAGTAGTGAAGAGGATATTGTACAATTAATCAATGCTCATCAAACAGTATTTCGCTCGGGGTATAGTGTGGAAGGAATTAAAGAATTACAAGAAAAATTTGGTTGGAAATCTATTGCAGCTATTCATAACGGTGAAATTGTTGGAAACATTATGCTTTGGGTTAATGAAGAAAATCCAAACCATCCATTTGGGTGGGTAGAGGATTTATTTGTAACGAAAGATGTTCGACATAAAGGGATTGGAAAAAATTTAGTGGCACAAGCATTAGCTCATTTTCGTGATCTACATGTACCAGAGATAAGAATTGAGGTTTGGAGTGCCAACGAAAGAGCTATGAATTTGTACAAACAATTCGGCTTTTCCTTTTATGAAGAAACAGAATCTTCGATTGGGATGTTTTTATAG
- a CDS encoding gluconokinase: protein MEKYVIGLDIGTTSAKAVLFRKNGLVVGESESHYPVFHPHPSWAEQDPIVIEKAAIKAIRSVIKNANADKSQVTAVGLSTAMHSLICVDNNNQPLSPSIIWADGRSVDQADRLRLQTDIYLKTGTPIHPMSPLCKLVWMKENNYEPYKNASKFVSIKEFLLLSWFGEAVVDYSVASATGLFNIHTFDWDKEVLLVAGIKREQLSKPVAPTTMCQGLSKELASEMGLETNTPFVLGGSDGPLANLGIGAIAPGDVALTVGTSGAIRQMSAKPKTDELQEIFCYAVTEDRWIMGGPTNNGGIVFQWLRDVLGEKEVALVLQQGGNAYDLLTKLASDVTPGSNGLLFLPFLNGERAPYWDANARGSLIGLTLSHKKEHIIRAGLEGVVYSLYSVGEALERLAGQPVNLFASGGFARSPLWLQMVADIFGHPVQVPESHQSSAWGAAWFALLAVGEASSLEGIKESIPMKQTYEPNGESHKVYKELYETYRELYMALKPHFTTLANFQRKH from the coding sequence ATGGAAAAATACGTTATCGGATTAGATATTGGAACTACGAGTGCGAAAGCAGTTTTATTTCGAAAAAATGGTCTTGTTGTCGGAGAAAGTGAAAGCCATTACCCTGTTTTCCACCCACACCCTTCTTGGGCAGAGCAAGACCCTATTGTCATAGAAAAAGCAGCTATTAAAGCAATTCGATCTGTTATTAAAAATGCTAATGCTGATAAGTCTCAAGTGACGGCTGTCGGTCTATCAACAGCGATGCACTCTCTTATTTGCGTTGATAACAATAACCAACCACTCTCTCCGTCGATCATTTGGGCTGACGGAAGAAGTGTCGATCAAGCTGACCGGCTTCGATTACAGACAGACATTTATTTAAAAACTGGGACACCTATTCATCCGATGTCCCCACTTTGTAAATTGGTTTGGATGAAAGAAAACAATTATGAACCATATAAAAATGCGAGTAAATTCGTTTCTATTAAAGAGTTTTTGTTATTAAGCTGGTTTGGTGAAGCTGTTGTAGATTATTCTGTTGCCTCTGCAACCGGTTTATTTAATATCCACACGTTTGACTGGGATAAAGAAGTTCTTTTAGTTGCAGGGATTAAAAGAGAACAATTATCTAAGCCAGTCGCGCCCACAACGATGTGCCAAGGGTTAAGTAAAGAGCTTGCGAGTGAAATGGGACTAGAGACCAATACTCCGTTTGTTCTTGGTGGAAGTGATGGACCATTAGCAAATCTAGGGATCGGTGCCATTGCCCCTGGCGATGTCGCTTTAACCGTTGGAACGAGTGGAGCGATCCGTCAAATGTCAGCAAAGCCGAAAACAGACGAACTACAAGAAATTTTTTGTTACGCTGTTACAGAGGATCGTTGGATAATGGGTGGCCCTACAAACAATGGCGGGATTGTTTTTCAATGGTTACGCGATGTTCTAGGAGAAAAAGAAGTAGCTCTTGTATTGCAACAAGGTGGCAATGCTTATGACCTTTTAACAAAATTAGCATCTGATGTTACTCCTGGGTCAAACGGCCTTCTCTTCTTACCATTTTTAAACGGAGAACGCGCACCTTACTGGGATGCGAATGCCCGTGGAAGCTTAATTGGACTAACTTTGTCTCATAAGAAAGAGCATATAATTCGAGCCGGATTAGAGGGAGTTGTGTATAGCCTCTATAGTGTCGGCGAGGCATTGGAGCGACTTGCTGGACAACCTGTTAATTTATTTGCTAGTGGTGGCTTTGCTCGCTCTCCACTCTGGTTACAAATGGTTGCCGATATTTTTGGTCATCCAGTGCAAGTACCTGAAAGCCACCAAAGTTCCGCTTGGGGTGCTGCTTGGTTTGCTTTACTCGCAGTTGGTGAAGCTTCTTCTTTAGAAGGGATTAAAGAGTCGATTCCGATGAAACAAACATATGAACCTAACGGTGAATCACATAAAGTATACAAAGAACTATACGAGACTTACCGAGAATTATATATGGCTTTAAAGCCGCACTTTACGACGTTAGCTAATTTTCAGCGAAAGCATTAA
- a CDS encoding MurR/RpiR family transcriptional regulator, whose amino-acid sequence MVQTHCIARIKSSYTDFSDKEKQIADYVMSNPQKIVHSTISQVAEDLGLAEATVFRFCKRIGFKGYQAMKIALASEVVTLMDDIHEKIKIGDSEKEVAEKVFKANIRTLEETLRIIDKDHFKEAVQAILKANRIEFYGNGGSGSVAEDAHHKFLRTGLNSYAYSDSHLQIMSAALLNKNDVAVLISHSGSNKDMLEALEVAKNAGALTIAITTLAKSPLSQGADITLFTVSDETEYRSEALSSRLAQLSIIDALYVNISIARKDLVKNTLQKIRSAISLKRL is encoded by the coding sequence ATGGTTCAAACACATTGCATTGCCCGTATTAAATCTTCCTATACAGATTTCAGTGATAAAGAAAAACAAATTGCCGATTATGTGATGAGTAATCCCCAAAAAATTGTTCATTCCACAATTAGCCAAGTAGCTGAAGATTTAGGTTTAGCTGAAGCAACTGTTTTTCGATTTTGTAAGCGAATCGGTTTTAAAGGCTATCAGGCGATGAAAATTGCATTAGCTTCTGAAGTAGTCACTTTAATGGATGATATTCATGAGAAAATTAAGATTGGCGATAGCGAAAAAGAAGTAGCGGAGAAGGTTTTCAAGGCAAATATTCGTACACTAGAAGAAACATTACGAATTATTGATAAAGACCATTTTAAAGAAGCCGTTCAAGCCATTTTAAAAGCTAATAGAATTGAATTTTACGGAAATGGTGGTTCAGGCTCGGTAGCTGAAGATGCTCATCATAAATTTTTACGAACAGGTCTGAACAGCTACGCCTATAGTGATTCGCACTTACAAATCATGTCCGCTGCCTTACTCAACAAAAATGATGTCGCTGTGTTAATTTCACATTCTGGCTCAAACAAGGACATGCTCGAAGCGCTTGAGGTCGCGAAAAATGCAGGGGCACTTACGATTGCTATTACTACTTTAGCTAAATCACCTCTGAGCCAAGGCGCCGATATAACTCTTTTTACCGTCAGTGATGAAACAGAATACCGTTCAGAAGCTTTATCATCAAGACTTGCACAATTAAGTATTATCGATGCACTCTATGTAAACATTAGTATTGCGAGAAAAGACTTAGTGAAAAACACGTTACAGAAAATTAGATCTGCTATTTCATTAAAACGTCTATAA
- a CDS encoding TRAP transporter substrate-binding protein, with the protein MKKKLGLLFSTAILALGIVGCGGGDTTTPDTPQTGGDTAAPTEVKTMRAGIGLNDQHPQYKGLVKFKELVEEQTNGAIIVETYHSGQLGDDRTMTEALQLGSQEITIPSTAVIANFIPEFSVFDIPFLFPNEEVADAVLGGEVGEDLLERLADQRLVGLGYWENGFRDLTNSVRPVATIDDFKGLKIRTMENQLHLEAFRALGANPTPMAFTELFAAMQQGTVDGQENPYATIYLQKFFEVQDHVSDTHHIYSPWVFLVSKAFFDGLTPEQQEIVTNAAYEAGAYQRNMNRETAAEYLANLQAEGMTFTEITPEARQEMVDAVKPVIDRFADQIGRDVVDAVFQAVAEAQQ; encoded by the coding sequence ATGAAAAAGAAATTAGGATTACTATTTAGTACAGCTATTTTAGCACTTGGTATTGTTGGTTGTGGTGGGGGAGATACGACTACTCCAGACACACCTCAAACTGGTGGAGATACAGCAGCACCAACAGAAGTAAAAACTATGCGTGCAGGGATTGGACTAAATGATCAGCATCCACAGTACAAAGGATTAGTAAAATTTAAGGAACTTGTAGAAGAGCAAACAAACGGTGCGATCATTGTAGAAACTTATCATAGTGGACAGCTTGGTGATGACCGTACAATGACTGAAGCTCTACAACTTGGTTCACAAGAAATTACAATTCCTTCTACAGCAGTAATCGCAAACTTCATTCCAGAATTTAGTGTATTTGATATCCCGTTCTTATTCCCTAATGAGGAAGTAGCAGATGCTGTACTAGGTGGAGAAGTAGGGGAAGACTTATTGGAAAGATTAGCTGATCAAAGACTTGTCGGTTTAGGTTACTGGGAAAATGGGTTCCGTGATTTAACAAACAGTGTTCGTCCAGTTGCAACAATTGATGACTTTAAAGGTTTAAAGATCCGTACAATGGAAAACCAATTACATTTAGAAGCATTCCGTGCATTAGGAGCAAATCCAACACCAATGGCATTCACTGAGTTATTCGCAGCAATGCAACAAGGCACAGTTGATGGACAAGAAAACCCTTATGCAACAATTTATTTACAAAAATTCTTTGAAGTTCAAGATCATGTATCTGATACTCATCACATTTACAGCCCATGGGTATTCTTAGTGAGCAAAGCGTTTTTTGATGGTTTAACTCCTGAGCAACAAGAGATTGTTACAAACGCAGCTTATGAAGCAGGGGCTTATCAACGTAATATGAACCGTGAGACTGCGGCTGAGTATTTAGCGAACCTACAAGCTGAAGGAATGACATTCACTGAAATCACTCCAGAAGCTCGTCAAGAAATGGTTGATGCAGTTAAACCTGTAATTGACAGATTTGCTGACCAAATCGGAAGAGATGTAGTAGATGCAGTATTCCAAGCAGTAGCAGAAGCACAACAATAA
- a CDS encoding TRAP transporter small permease codes for MKVLKWFDDHTEEVILVVFSAIMVSVIFLQVIMRYVFDASLSWSEELARYSFIWLVYIGISYGVKKQRHIKVDVLLLLFKEKGRLILTIISNLLFLFFCLFVIRYGSGIAMTILELGQKSPANQIPMGFVYLAAPIGMGLTAIRIIQHLIKQFKALFGDDELEIKTTQEKLQEE; via the coding sequence ATGAAAGTATTGAAGTGGTTTGATGATCATACTGAAGAAGTCATTCTTGTTGTCTTTTCAGCAATAATGGTTTCTGTTATTTTCTTACAAGTTATTATGCGTTATGTCTTTGATGCGTCACTTTCATGGTCTGAGGAATTAGCTCGTTATAGTTTCATTTGGCTTGTATATATAGGAATAAGTTACGGGGTTAAGAAACAACGCCATATTAAAGTCGATGTTCTTTTACTGTTATTTAAAGAAAAAGGAAGATTAATCTTGACGATCATTTCAAACCTACTGTTTTTGTTTTTCTGTTTGTTTGTTATTCGTTATGGATCAGGTATTGCAATGACAATACTTGAATTAGGGCAAAAATCGCCTGCAAATCAAATTCCAATGGGCTTCGTTTATTTAGCAGCACCAATTGGAATGGGACTTACTGCCATTCGTATTATCCAACACTTAATTAAACAATTTAAGGCACTGTTCGGTGATGATGAATTGGAAATAAAGACAACACAAGAAAAACTACAGGAAGAGTAG
- a CDS encoding TRAP transporter large permease — MVAAVLFISFALFLLLSVPIGIALGLSTLVTIVYSGSLPLEFLAKELVTSVDSFPLMAVPFFILAGEIMGKGGISERLFRVANSLVGNKTGGFAIATIITCMFFAAISGSGPATVAAIGGIMIPAMVRQGYDKRFATAVVCAAGSLGVIIPPSIPMVIYGVVGNVSIANMFIAGILPGILVGIALMIYAYFHSKKMGYTGLDEKTSLSSIAKSVWDAKWALLIPIIILGGIYGGVFTPTEAAVIAVVYGLVAGLLLYRELKIKDLPSILANSALTTATILIIVGTATAFGRLLTIQQIPNQVAQAMLSVSESPIVIILLITLLLLIVGCFMDTLAAIIILTPILLPIAINIGYDPVHFGIIMVLNLAIGFITPPLGVNLFVGSGISGLSIEALSKAIVPFFFVMLFTLFIVIFLPQISLFFL; from the coding sequence ATGGTAGCAGCAGTTTTATTTATTTCATTTGCATTATTTCTACTATTAAGTGTTCCAATTGGTATCGCTCTTGGTTTATCCACACTTGTGACAATTGTCTATTCCGGTTCACTCCCATTAGAATTTTTAGCAAAAGAATTAGTTACATCAGTTGATTCATTTCCTTTAATGGCCGTACCGTTTTTTATTTTAGCTGGTGAAATTATGGGGAAAGGTGGAATTTCAGAACGCCTATTCCGTGTTGCAAACTCCCTAGTTGGGAATAAGACAGGTGGTTTTGCGATTGCGACAATCATTACTTGTATGTTTTTCGCAGCAATTTCTGGTTCGGGTCCTGCAACAGTTGCAGCTATCGGTGGAATAATGATTCCTGCAATGGTACGTCAAGGTTATGACAAGCGTTTTGCCACTGCTGTTGTTTGTGCCGCTGGATCATTAGGAGTAATTATTCCGCCAAGTATTCCAATGGTTATCTATGGTGTAGTTGGTAACGTTTCAATTGCTAATATGTTTATTGCTGGTATTTTACCAGGGATATTGGTTGGTATAGCGTTAATGATTTATGCCTACTTTCATTCGAAAAAGATGGGTTATACAGGATTAGATGAAAAAACATCATTGAGTAGTATTGCTAAATCGGTTTGGGATGCCAAGTGGGCGTTATTAATTCCCATAATTATTTTAGGCGGGATTTATGGTGGTGTCTTTACACCAACGGAAGCGGCTGTAATCGCAGTTGTTTATGGTTTAGTTGCAGGCTTACTCTTATATAGAGAATTAAAAATCAAAGATTTACCAAGTATTCTTGCAAATTCTGCCTTAACTACGGCTACGATTTTAATTATCGTTGGAACTGCTACAGCATTTGGACGTCTGTTAACCATTCAACAAATTCCAAATCAAGTAGCCCAAGCAATGCTATCGGTTTCAGAAAGTCCAATTGTAATTATCCTATTAATTACATTATTACTCCTAATCGTAGGATGCTTTATGGATACGTTAGCAGCGATTATTATTTTAACACCAATCTTATTACCAATTGCAATCAACATTGGCTATGATCCAGTTCATTTTGGAATTATTATGGTGTTAAACTTGGCGATTGGTTTTATTACACCACCACTCGGAGTAAATTTATTTGTTGGTTCAGGTATATCAGGATTATCAATCGAAGCTTTATCAAAAGCAATCGTACCGTTTTTCTTTGTCATGCTATTTACATTATTTATTGTAATTTTCTTGCCTCAAATTTCGCTGTTTTTCTTATAA
- a CDS encoding HPr family phosphocarrier protein: MEKECTKEIIVNISEDQTITDLSKSIQPLKSEIFLKKQVRGMIVEVNLKSFLGLITLQLQNGDKLFIKAVGEDCDQAVAEIEKYLT; encoded by the coding sequence ATGGAGAAAGAATGTACGAAAGAAATTATTGTCAACATTTCTGAAGACCAAACAATTACTGATTTAAGCAAGTCAATTCAACCACTTAAATCTGAAATTTTTCTAAAAAAACAGGTAAGAGGAATGATTGTTGAAGTTAATTTAAAAAGTTTCCTCGGTTTAATTACACTACAACTGCAAAATGGGGATAAACTATTTATTAAGGCTGTTGGAGAAGATTGTGACCAAGCAGTAGCAGAAATCGAAAAATATCTAACGTAA
- a CDS encoding PfkB family carbohydrate kinase, whose amino-acid sequence MDVVTIGETMVLLTPVSIGQMRYTQQFSRSFGGSESNFAICLSRLDHEVGWISRIGNDEFKKGLVIYTDEDVMR is encoded by the coding sequence ATGGATGTTGTAACAATAGGAGAGACGATGGTGCTATTAACCCCAGTAAGCATTGGACAAATGCGCTATACTCAACAATTTTCAAGAAGCTTTGGTGGGTCAGAGTCAAATTTCGCCATCTGTTTATCGCGCCTTGATCATGAAGTCGGTTGGATTAGCCGTATTGGAAATGATGAATTCAAAAAAGGGCTAGTAATTTATACCGATGAAGATGTGATGAGGTAG